GCTTCTTCAAGAGTCTTGGCGAAATCATTTGTTAAAATATTATTTACCCATTGTTTTGTGGCAGTTGTAGAATTGCCATTCCGTTCAAACCCATCTTCCTTGTAAGTAGCTCCAGAAGCATTTTGTGGGGAGCGGGAAAGTCTAGGATCTTTAGGCAGTTCAGTAATAAGGTCAATATACTCTGGGCAATTTTTATTAACGACAAATATTCTATTTTTTTCTATAGCATGTAAAGTACCGCCCTGGGGCAAATGATCTCCCATTTTAAATGTACCTGTTGCAGATCCTTCTAAAACCACTAGGCTTGTCTCAGAAGTTCCGCCAAATAAAATTCCGGAAATTTTGTAAGGCAAAGAGGATTTAAATGGTTCTAATGAACAGGCGCGACTTCCATCACTTTCAGCATCTGGGATAATTCCTTTTAAATTGAATATATTTCTCGATATAATTGAAGATAAATCAATAGAATTTTTTTGATTTTCATGTGTGGGTTTAGCAATTAATGGAGGTGGTTTTTTATTTAATGACTTACCAAAATAGATATAAAAAGTATGAGTAATTCCAATAGTACAAATGATACCAGTAATGACATAAAGAAAAGGTGTCACCTTTTCAGCCTGTGGAATACTGACATCAGACGAAGTAATTTTATATTTTAGTTTTGTTAACAGACGGATCATTGTTTAATTCTTAAATTAAGGTTGTTTAACTCTAACAACGACCATGGTAATATCATCTTCAAGAGCTTTGCCTGCTCCATAAAACTCAAGACTATCTTGCAATAATAAGGAAACAAATTCTGAGCTTGTTTTAGTATAATTCTTTTCAATAAATTTTCTAAGTCTTCGTTTGCCATATTCCTCATCTTTATCATTTTTATTTTCAATTAAACCATCTGTATAAAAGAAAATAAATTCTCCTCCGGTTAAAGGAAGTTCTTTTTTTTCAAATACCTTATTGTCAATACGAGTTGCTCCAATGTTTCCAAGTCTATTACCACTAGCAATAAGAGTTTCAACTTTTTTGTCGGCTTTCACTATTAGAGGAAAATTGTGGCCAGCATTCGCATAACGTATTACTTTCTTTTCGAAATCAAAGACACAAGAGAAGCATGTCATGTTGTAACTAACATCACTATGTCCCATACTAGAAAGCACTGTATCAAATCCTTGTAAAATGTCATCAACATCAAGGTTTTCACCTGCAAAAAGTTTGCTCTTTACTGAAACAAAATAACCAGATATCGCTGCTGTCACCATTGCACTTGCTGTACCATGACCTGTCACATCAGCAATAAAAACAAAGAATTTATCCTTTAATGTTATTGTGTTCCACCAATCTCCTCCACAAAAAGCAGCAGGTATTGCTGTTCCTGCGCAATCTACATTAGGATGTTCTGGAGCAATTTGAGGCAAAAATGTTTTTTGCACGAGCTGGCTAGTTGCTAACTCCATTTCTAAAGTTCTTCTTTGTCCTTCCTTTTCTTCTATTTCTTTTTTAATTTGATCATAGCGTTTTGCTAATTCTTCGTTTGCTCTACCAAGCTCATAGTTACTTTTATTTACCTGATTGAAAAGACGAACTGTTTCAGCTTGGTTTTTTGCAATCATTGTATAACCTAATAAAACTCCAGTAGTACTTTCAATTTTAACGCCATTAATTGAAAAGGGGAGAAGTTCACCCTCTGATGTTTGGACAAAAACTTCTACATCTTTTACAAATCCCTGAGTGGTAAATTGAATTTCAAGTTCTAAATAGTAATCAACAAGGCTTTCTGCATGCGGAAAAAGTTTCCTAATATGTTGTCCTATTAAATCTGCTTGTGAAAAATGAGTTGTTTCACATGCAGATTTATTTGCTTTCATAATAATTCCATCTTGATTGAGCAAAAACATCATTTCAAACATATTATCAACAACTTGATCTATAAAGCGTTGATGTTCCAATATTCCGCGTGCTACTTCTAGTAATTTTAAGTGTGACTCCGAAGTAAAGCTATCTAATTGCTCTTCTGGAAGTAAATCTAATTTTTGCATTGAAACCATTTGTATTGTTTGGAGAAGTTTTTCAGTTGGATTTGTAAACTCTACGTGCCATTCTAGCATGAGTTGTTGAACTTTTTCTGAAATAATATAAATAAAAAATCCACTTATAATAATAATTATTATGACTAAAATATTAAATAATAAATTAGGAATTAAATAATTTGCAATGAGTCCAACAAAAATAATGAAGCCTACAAATATGTATAAATATTTTATCATATTTGTAAGTTTTTGAGTCCATTTTTTCACAATGTCTTCAATGGTAATTGAACTCAATCTGTAAATCTCCTTATCATCATCCTAGCCCTATCGTTTGAAATGAGATGTCAGTTAAATGAAACTTTGAAATCTTCTTTCACCATGTCAATACAGTGGCTCCTCAGAAAGGTGCTACATTATCCGAAGAAGAACACGCAGATAAAAATTGATTGCGGTTGGAGTTTTCCATGGAAGAGATCCGATTTAAACCTACCATATTTGTGTTGATAGCTATTTTAGGAGCAGTTGCTATTGCAGCGACTGGTTTTTTATCAACAGATTGGATGTTAACCACAGCAGTAAGTGTCGTTTTATTCTTATTAGCTTTTGTTTGGTTCTTTTCTGTTCGAAAAAGAATAGATGAAATTCTGACTCATGATCTAGACAAAATTGCCAACGATGCAGCTAGAGCGATACGCGATGAGATTGAATCTTCTGGTGGCCATTTGAGTGATAAAGGAATTTCAGAGAAAGAAAAACAATTAGATCAAAAAGAAAGAGATATAGCTGCGAGAGAAAAAGATCTTCATAGTAAAGAAAAAGAAATAGCAAAATTAAAAGATGAACTAGAGTCAAGAAAGAAAAATTTTGAGCAAGCTTCTCAAATTCCTTCAGTAAGTTCTGCTAGATCAAAAGATTCCTCGAAAGAGGAATTACAACAGAGAGAAATTATTGCTCTAAGGCATCAAATACTTCATATGGAAGAAGTAAACAATGCCAGACTTTCATCCTTACAACATGAATTTCAATCTAAAAATGTTCAAGCACAAAAAAATATGGAATTTTGGAAGTCTAGTGCTGAAAGCATGAATAAAAAGTTACAAGATCAAAAACGAGAATTTGATTCACTGGCAAAATCACTTGAAAGCAGGGCGGTTCTTGCTGAAGAACGTGGGCTAGATCAACAAAATAAATTAACAAAACTTCAACTCGATGCATCTCAAAAAGAAATTGGTGTGAGTGAACAGGTTCAACGGCTAGAAGAAATTATCTCTCTCGTCCCTGAAATGACAAATCAATTGCATAATGTAACACATCAAACAGAAAGAAGTGCAATAGAGATTGGTGATAAAGTAAGATTCATCTATGAAAAAGCTCAAGAACATTTGGAAGAGTCTAATGAAATATCAGCGCAATTTAGAGGTGGAAAAGGAAACAATAGCAATACATCACTTAGTGAAGTCATTCAAAGTAGTTTATCACTCTTAAGAGAAATGATAGAAATGTTAGAGCATAACTCTAAACTTAATATGGATTATTCTCAAGCTATTGATACAATCTTAGTTAACACTGCTGAAATTAATAAAATTAGTGATGAAATTCAATATATTTCTGATCAAACAAACTTATTAGCGTTAAATGCAGCAATTGAAGCTGCGAGAGCAGGCGAACATGGGCGTGGTTTCTCAGTTGTTGCTGAAGAAGTTAGAAAGTTATCTGATAGAACAAGTTTAGCAAGTAATAACATCATCCAAATAGTTGGAAAAGTGAATTCTAGTGTTAGAGACATAAGTAGAAGCTTATTGGAAAACCTGAAAAAGAACACCGAAAAGAAAACGCATGTGGATCATGCTGTTAATGAATTAGTGCGCACTGCTGAAGAAAGTACCGAAGTATTTACAAAACTTATTTCTAATGCGGTTGCAAGTTCAGAAAGTGTTGCAAAAAATATTGATCAAATTATTTTAAGTTTACAGTTCCAAGATATTACTAAACAACAAATTGATCAAGCATTACAACCTTTGGAAAAAATCAAAATAAATATTGAAGAATTATTAAATAAAGCTTTGCAAAATGATGCTTTAGCTTTAAAAACTGCGCATCAAAATACAGGTCATGGAGGTGATGGAGGCGGTGGTAGTACTCCCCCTCCTGCAGCACCAGCTGCAGGTTCAACTCCGCCTCCTCCGCCCACTTCAGGAGGTAGTGGTGGAGCCGCAGCAAAGCCACAAGCGCAAGTTAGCGCAGCCAAAGCAGCTCCTCCAAAGGCACCAACTCCTCCAAGCAAACCTCCAGAAGCTGGAGGTACAGCTGCTGATGATGAATCGCTAGTAAAAGGTGATGTAGTCTTTTTCTAAGCTATCAAATAAGCCAGAGAACCTATTAAAAAATTTGCCGAAAAAACTCCCATTTGTGGTCTTGTTTAAATAATCACAAGGTGCAATAATAGTAGACAGTAATTCCTATAATTTTTTTTTTGAGTGATCTTGTAACGATCATGCCGTAATTGCTGGAAGGAGAAGTCCGTGAACGGAACTTATGCGCTTATGGGTTCAAGTGCCATTATTAGGCATGTTCAACACTTAGTTTACAAAGTCGCTGAATCAAACGCAGCTGTTTTGATAACCGGTGAATTGGGTACTGGAAAAGATGCTATTGCCAAAATTATTCATGATAAATCAACAAGAAATAAAAATAGCTTTATTCCCATAAAATGCGCATCAATGTCGGAAGAAAGTTTAGAACACGATTTATTTGGATTCGAGCCCAATAATTTACAAGGTGGAGCACAAGCAAGGAGTGGCTTTTTTTTAGAAGCAGAAGGTGGTACACTATACATTGATGAAGTGGGAAAGCTTACTCCAAAAATACAACTAACGCTTCTTAAAGCGTTGAATGAAGGAGTGATCAAAAATTTTGGTTCAAAAAATGAAATTCCAGTTAATGTTAGAGTCATTTGTTCAACTTCTGTTGATTTAGAGCAACTGGTAAAAAGAGGACTATTTTTAGAGGATTTATTCTACAAACTTTCCAGTGCTTCAATTTATCTTCCGCCTTTAAGAGAAAGAAGAGAAGATATACCTATTTTAGCTGAGTATTTTGTCCAAAAATTTAATCAGTTAAAAGGAAAAAAAATAATTGGTATCTCTCATGATGCGATGAATGCTTTACTCCAAAATACATGGAATCATAATATACAAGAACTTGAAAATTTAATTGAACGGATTGTTGTTTTAAAGAATTCAGGTTCAGTGGATATCTGTGATTTACCTCCGCGCTTAAGAAATTTAGTAACTGATAATATAGATGCTTTTTATGATAGAAACACAAATAATAATCAAAATATATCACAAATTAATATAGCAAGTCAAAGTAATTTT
This is a stretch of genomic DNA from Pigmentibacter ruber. It encodes these proteins:
- a CDS encoding PDZ domain-containing protein, which translates into the protein MIRLLTKLKYKITSSDVSIPQAEKVTPFLYVITGIICTIGITHTFYIYFGKSLNKKPPPLIAKPTHENQKNSIDLSSIISRNIFNLKGIIPDAESDGSRACSLEPFKSSLPYKISGILFGGTSETSLVVLEGSATGTFKMGDHLPQGGTLHAIEKNRIFVVNKNCPEYIDLITELPKDPRLSRSPQNASGATYKEDGFERNGNSTTATKQWVNNILTNDFAKTLEEAKASPNIVGGQVKGFVITNISQNSVYAKLGLRDGDIVSAINGIELNDAARAIQTLNSMRNENTIEMQIIRGGQTISFKVNVQ
- a CDS encoding SpoIIE family protein phosphatase codes for the protein MSSITIEDIVKKWTQKLTNMIKYLYIFVGFIIFVGLIANYLIPNLLFNILVIIIIIISGFFIYIISEKVQQLMLEWHVEFTNPTEKLLQTIQMVSMQKLDLLPEEQLDSFTSESHLKLLEVARGILEHQRFIDQVVDNMFEMMFLLNQDGIIMKANKSACETTHFSQADLIGQHIRKLFPHAESLVDYYLELEIQFTTQGFVKDVEVFVQTSEGELLPFSINGVKIESTTGVLLGYTMIAKNQAETVRLFNQVNKSNYELGRANEELAKRYDQIKKEIEEKEGQRRTLEMELATSQLVQKTFLPQIAPEHPNVDCAGTAIPAAFCGGDWWNTITLKDKFFVFIADVTGHGTASAMVTAAISGYFVSVKSKLFAGENLDVDDILQGFDTVLSSMGHSDVSYNMTCFSCVFDFEKKVIRYANAGHNFPLIVKADKKVETLIASGNRLGNIGATRIDNKVFEKKELPLTGGEFIFFYTDGLIENKNDKDEEYGKRRLRKFIEKNYTKTSSEFVSLLLQDSLEFYGAGKALEDDITMVVVRVKQP
- a CDS encoding methyl-accepting chemotaxis protein, translating into MEEIRFKPTIFVLIAILGAVAIAATGFLSTDWMLTTAVSVVLFLLAFVWFFSVRKRIDEILTHDLDKIANDAARAIRDEIESSGGHLSDKGISEKEKQLDQKERDIAAREKDLHSKEKEIAKLKDELESRKKNFEQASQIPSVSSARSKDSSKEELQQREIIALRHQILHMEEVNNARLSSLQHEFQSKNVQAQKNMEFWKSSAESMNKKLQDQKREFDSLAKSLESRAVLAEERGLDQQNKLTKLQLDASQKEIGVSEQVQRLEEIISLVPEMTNQLHNVTHQTERSAIEIGDKVRFIYEKAQEHLEESNEISAQFRGGKGNNSNTSLSEVIQSSLSLLREMIEMLEHNSKLNMDYSQAIDTILVNTAEINKISDEIQYISDQTNLLALNAAIEAARAGEHGRGFSVVAEEVRKLSDRTSLASNNIIQIVGKVNSSVRDISRSLLENLKKNTEKKTHVDHAVNELVRTAEESTEVFTKLISNAVASSESVAKNIDQIILSLQFQDITKQQIDQALQPLEKIKINIEELLNKALQNDALALKTAHQNTGHGGDGGGGSTPPPAAPAAGSTPPPPPTSGGSGGAAAKPQAQVSAAKAAPPKAPTPPSKPPEAGGTAADDESLVKGDVVFF
- a CDS encoding sigma 54-interacting transcriptional regulator, which codes for MNGTYALMGSSAIIRHVQHLVYKVAESNAAVLITGELGTGKDAIAKIIHDKSTRNKNSFIPIKCASMSEESLEHDLFGFEPNNLQGGAQARSGFFLEAEGGTLYIDEVGKLTPKIQLTLLKALNEGVIKNFGSKNEIPVNVRVICSTSVDLEQLVKRGLFLEDLFYKLSSASIYLPPLRERREDIPILAEYFVQKFNQLKGKKIIGISHDAMNALLQNTWNHNIQELENLIERIVVLKNSGSVDICDLPPRLRNLVTDNIDAFYDRNTNNNQNISQINIASQSNFNNINQHNLNQFNKISNQNIQNNISYSNNLIKENSQVNHTPTLSKVNGNHINHAFQNLNNNQGNYGNNFQQNSNTSQVNNQLNRTNIFEDLPSEIDQFIKKEIDLGSGIDFYRVVEEFENRLISEALRRTNHNKNRAAQLLSMNRTTLVEKLKKRATSSPIKSETGRVKRNSAFTIFDGLGNENPDFETIDFVNLSGEDGP